The following coding sequences lie in one Miscanthus floridulus cultivar M001 chromosome 9, ASM1932011v1, whole genome shotgun sequence genomic window:
- the LOC136483897 gene encoding RNA polymerase II C-terminal domain phosphatase-like 3, whose protein sequence is MRVTVTPKDEERMVGLMARQRSRSAVVAAGGDLVTAPGGGEGSDGDSSGSIEEISADDFRKDSSSALGGAAAAAPAGPRSRPWVAPPAVGYMARNFGHAFNSFAWSQAVRNKPLGLQPPPAPDEDEVEHAVDAASDGEKEEGEIEEGEAVEASASPARAQPETIDLDADVPEKSESVAGDVAGAVPASAAEEEEVNLDQHVGSILEELEMVSIEEAEKSFEGACRRLHTCFENLKPLFQELENGSPMAILEPLMQQAFIGIDTLTTVAISYNLPRSEQNKTTLLKLLFHIKNRYSDMLTPEQRDELDSRVRKLVFGEKDNVSDPSTSGTNAINVPAPSGQVSSSGGLPFESGAANPFSRLPRLEVPAKRISPLLDLHADYDENSLPSPTRDNAPPFPVPKPIGFGAFPMAPEKLSFPERVEPAKNSLYTSLNDPLKAVSSYQQKYGQKSVFPSDDLPSPTPSGDEGKSADKGGDIFSEVSSFPVPKSIALPSTSQMPASQPSTVSSSGISHASGPPGFAKQIEQSAAGPNHATKAASKSRDPRLRFLNRDSAGATDVNRRANFSELMDGNLGGASVGNRKHKAVDDPQVDENAFKRFRGGTANPRDMQPTGNPNQLINIRAPTNSSGINMKTLQPPQTTAPHPSAGPAVPLPSMLLKDIAVNPTLLMHLIQMEQQKKSASETQGGMSSGMTNNGIAGTVFSPGNAPKTTEAAQVPSVRPQVPVQTPPLDSQNDGGIVRMKPRDPRRILHSNIAQKSDTMGLEQVKINGITQPDSQGTKDQTSSMPSQPALPSSIARPFGSTKHVDPVSNSQLAATAIMAPTQQALGSINKVDPRLAVEQNGQNADATTNDASATALEATQPVSPWGNLDHLLDGYDDKQKALIQKERARRITEQHKMFSARKLSLVLDLDHTLLNSAKFIEVEPIHEEMLWKKEEQDRTLPERHLYRFHHMNMWTKLRPGIWNFLEKASNLFELHLYTMGNKLYATEMAKVLDPTGTLFAGRVISRGDDGDPFDSDEPVPKSKDLDGVLGMESAVVIIDDSVRVWPHNRHNLIVVERYTYFPCSRRQFGLPGPSLLEIDRDERPEDGTLASSLAVIERIHHNFFSHPNLNEADVRSILASEQRRILAGCRIVFSRVFPVGDASPHLHPLWQTAEQFGAVCTNLVDDRVTHVVANSPGTDKVNWALSKGKFVVHPGWVEASALLYRRTNEHDFAVK, encoded by the exons ATGCGCGTGACGGTCACGCCCAAGGACGAGGAGAGGATGGTCGGCTTGATGGCGCGGCAGCGGTCGCGGTCGGCGGTGGTTGCGGCGGGCGGAGATTTGGTCACTGCTCCCGGCGGGGGCGAGGGGTCGGATGGGGACTCGTCGGGGTCGATAGAGGAGATTTCAGCTGACGACTTCAGGAAGGACTCGTCGTCGGCGTTGGGCGGTgccgccgcggcggcgccggcggggcCGAGATCTAGGCCTTGGGTGGCCCCGCCCGCCGTGGGTTACATGGCGCGGAACTTTGGGCACGCCTTCAACAGCTTCGCGTGGTCGCAGGCCGTGCGGAACAAGCCGCTCGGACTACAGCCGCCGCCTGCCCCGGACGAGGACGAGGTGGAGCACGCCGTGGACGCTGCCTCCGATGGGGAGAAGGAGGAGGGCGAGATTGAGGAGGGGGAGGCTGTGGAGGCCTCGGCCTCGCCTGCCCGTGCGCAGCCTGAGACCATCGACTTGGACGCTGACGTGCCGGAGAAGTCAGAGTCGGTGGCTGGCGACGTTGCCGGTGCTGTGCCCGCCTCAGCTGCTGAGGAAGAGGAGGTGAACCTTGATCAGCATGTCGGCAGTATACTGGAGGAGCTCGAGATGGTCTCCATTGAGGAAGCTGAGAA GTCGTTTGAGGGTGCATGTAGACGACTGCATACCTGCTTCGAGAACCTGAAGCCGCTGTTCCAGGAACTGGAGAACGGGAGCCCGATGGCTATACTTGAACCCCTCATGCAGCAGGCGTTTATTGGAATTGACACACTCACCACT GTGGCGATTTCGTATAACTTGCCAAGGAGTGAGCAGAATAAGACAACACTATTGAA GTTGTTGTTCCACATAAAGAACAGATATTCAGACATGCTGACGCCTGAGCAGCGTGACGAG TTGGACAGCCGCGTGAGGAAGTTAGTTTTTGGAGAAAAAGACAATGTCAGTGACCCAAGTACAAGTGGCACCAATGCGATAAATGTTCCGGCTCCATCTGGGCAGGTTTCATCCTCAGGAGGACTGCCATTTGAATCAGGTGCAGCAAATCCATTTAGTAGGTTGCCGAGGTTGGAAGTACCTGCCAAAAGGATTAGTCCCTTGTTGGATCTTCATGCAGATTATGATGAGAACAGCTTACCATCTCCAACCAGGGATAATGCACCGCCTTTTCCTGTGCCAAAGCCTATTGGTTTTGGAGCATTTCCAATGGCACCTGAGAAGTTATCTTTCCCAGAAAGAGTTGAGCCTGCAAAGAATTCGTTATATACATCCTTAAATGATCCTCTAAAGGCTGTCTCCTCATATCAGCAGAAGTATGGGCAGAAATCTGTATTTCCAAGTGATGATCTACCAAGTCCAACTCCATCTGGTGATGAGGGTAAATCTGCAGATAAAGGTGGTGACATATTTAGTGAGGTTTCCAGCTTCCCTGTTCCAAAGAGTATTGCATTACCAAGTACAAGCCAGATGCCTGCTTCTCAACCTAGCACAGTCAGCAGCAGTGGTATTAGTCATGCATCTGGTCCACCTGGTTTTGCTAAACAAATTGAGCAGTCGGCTGCAGGTCCAAATCATGCAACTAAGGCAGCATCTAAAAGTAGAGATCCGAGGCTCAGGTTTTTGAACCGTGATTCTGCTGGTGCTACAGACGTGAATCGGCGTGCAAATTTTTCAGAACTGATGGATGGGAACCTGGGTGGAGCGTCAGTTGGTAACCGTAAACACAAAGCAGTTGATGATCCTCAGGTAGATGAAAATGCGTTCAAAAGATTTAGGGGTGGAACTGCGAATCCTAGAGACATGCAGCCTACAGGGAATCCCAATCAGCTTATAAACATTAGGGCTCCTACAAATAGTAGTGGTATCAATATGAAAACTCTGCAACCCCCTCAAACTACTGCTCCACATCCCAGTGCAGGTCCTGCTGTCCCGTTGCCTTCTATGTTGTTAAAGGACATTGCTGTGAACCCAACATTGCTGATGCATTTGATCCAAATGGAACAACAAAAGAAGTCAGCATCAGAAACTCAGGGTGGCATGTCTAGTGGGATGACCAACAATGGAATTGCAGGCACGGTTTTCTCACCTGGCAATGCTCCGAAGACTACAGAAGCTGCACAAGTCCCCTCTGTTAGGCCACAGGTCCCAGTGCAGACACCTCCTTTG GACTCACAAAATGATGGTGGAATCGTTCGCATGAAGCCCCGTGATCCACGGCGCATCCTACACAGTAACATAGCACAGAAATCTGACACAATGGGCTTGGAGCAAGTGAAAATTAATGGAATTACCCAGCCAGACTCTCAGGGCACCAAGGACCAGACTAGTTCAATGCCTTCTCAACCAGCTTTGCCATCTAGCATTGCAAGGCCATTCGGCAGCACAAAACATGTTGATCCTGTCTCTAATTCACAGTTAGCTGCTACAGCTATTATGGCTCCTACACAACAAGCTTTGGGCAGCATAAATAAGGTGGACCCAAGACTAGCAGTTGAACAGAATGGACAAAATGCTGATGCAACAACAAATGATGCTTCTGCAACAGCACTTGAAGCTACGCAGCCTGTTAGCCCATGGGGTAATCTTGATCATCTCCTTGATGGATATGATGATAAGCAAAAAGCTCTGATacagaaggaaagggcaagacgAATAACAGAACAGCACAAAATGTTCTCAGCGCGAAAGCTAAGCTTGGTGCTTGATTTGGATCACACCCTTCTTAATTCTGCAAAG TTTATAGAAGTGGAACCCATTCATGAAGAGATGTTATGGAAGAAAGAGGAGCAAGACAGGACTTTGCCAGAACGTCATCTCTACCGTTTTCATCATATGAATATGTGGACGAAGCTGAGGCCAGGAATATGGAACTTTCTTGAGAAG GCTAGTAACCTATTCGAGTTGCATTTATACACTATGGGAAACAAACTGTATGCTACCGAGATGGCCAAGGTTCTTGATCCAACTGGGACCTTGTTTGCTGGACGAGTCATATCAAGAGGTGATGATGGTGATCCCTTTGACAGTGATGAGCCAGTGCCGAAAAGTAAAGATCTGGATGGGGTACTGGGTATGGAATCTGCAGTCGTGATCATAGATGATTCTGTAAGAGTCTGGCCTCATAACAGGCACAATTTGATAGTTGTAGAGAG ATACACCTATTTCCCCTGCAGCAGACGTCAATTTGGCCTTCCTGGACCATCACTTCTAGAGATTGACAGAGACGAGAGGCCTGAGGATGGTACCCTTGCTTCGTCACTTGCG GTCATTGAGAGAATCCACCACAATTTCTTTTCACATCCTAACCTCAATGAGGCTGATGTGCGGAGCATACTAGCATCTGAGCAGCGAAGGATCCTTGCTGGTTGTCGTATTGTCTTTAGCCGGGTTTTCCCAGTTGGAGACGCCAGCCCCCACTTGCATCCTCTGTGGCAGACTGCGGAGCAGTTTGGTGCGGTCTGCACAAACCTGGTTGATGACCGGGTCACTCATGTTGTTGCCAACTCCCCTGGGACAGACAAGGTGAATTGGGCATTATCCAAGGGCAAATTCGTGGTGCATCCAGGATG GGTAGAAGCTTCAGCTCTGTTGTACCGGCGCACCAACGAACATGACTTTGCAGTCAAATAA